In the Paenibacillus sp. FSL H7-0357 genome, one interval contains:
- a CDS encoding sensor histidine kinase encodes MSNEQIMRRLSLRPIYGVISRIPVRNKIVIIIFLLILLPMTFAGCYFYWNISGILTRNANDNLSLLIRQTNDNIEKSFQIIDNTSLHFLANKTVRTWSIEDVSPGDDYYKIFINKSEMEEDLRYSLMFNNAWNISLLSTAYVFFDADNYISVLKSQPNLEQINKNNLAVYHSVNGIVRGKEIITPNLEDRTIYFTRIVSNINLPQQRLVLIFGTNEADLAEKYSGLLAFPGAMAYIIDNRGAIYSSADKQELGSIVSPAVYALKDNSEVSEVKINQESYLAVSRSIGTTGLTFIAGIPKKQVLSKLSESMRNYIWIIALIAFISLAAGVLLSLRFTRVIRDLLRSIRKVKKGDYNTRMPAYKDMELNQLSTTFNRMTEEINYLIKEVYENHLLIKESEIKFLQAQMNPHFLFNTLITIGYKAKLSKDETVYKMVTSLTELLQAGIYSNSLAKVPIRQELDYIKFYLYLQKERFEDKIEYTIHIEDEAILDLLLPKLSVEPLVENAVVHGVEKKLDKGIIHIHIYRRNDSIYFEITDNGNGFEYVPRNWSNFESMTMRKQGHNNIGLINTHKRVKLVYGEPYGVDVESEFGAGAKVTLHIPVDQGELSHV; translated from the coding sequence ATGTCCAATGAACAGATCATGCGACGTCTCAGCCTTCGCCCAATTTATGGAGTTATCTCCCGCATTCCGGTAAGGAATAAAATTGTGATTATAATCTTTCTTCTTATTCTTCTGCCGATGACGTTCGCCGGCTGCTATTTCTATTGGAACATTTCCGGGATTCTGACGAGGAATGCCAATGATAATCTGTCCCTTCTGATCCGCCAGACCAACGACAATATCGAGAAATCTTTTCAGATTATTGATAATACCTCTCTGCATTTCCTCGCCAATAAAACGGTACGAACCTGGTCAATCGAGGATGTGTCTCCGGGAGACGACTACTACAAAATATTTATCAATAAAAGTGAAATGGAAGAAGACCTGAGATACAGCCTTATGTTCAACAACGCTTGGAATATCAGCCTGCTATCAACGGCTTATGTTTTTTTTGATGCGGACAATTATATATCCGTTCTAAAGTCACAGCCCAACCTTGAACAAATTAATAAGAACAATCTCGCTGTCTATCATTCGGTTAATGGCATCGTTCGGGGCAAGGAAATTATCACTCCAAACCTCGAGGACCGTACCATCTATTTCACACGAATTGTATCCAATATCAACCTTCCCCAGCAGCGCCTTGTGCTGATTTTCGGCACGAATGAGGCGGATTTAGCAGAAAAATATTCCGGGCTGCTCGCCTTCCCGGGTGCTATGGCATACATCATTGATAACCGGGGAGCCATCTATTCCAGTGCCGATAAGCAAGAGTTGGGTTCTATCGTTTCTCCCGCTGTCTATGCGTTGAAAGACAATTCCGAAGTAAGTGAAGTCAAGATCAACCAGGAAAGCTACCTGGCCGTTTCCCGCAGTATCGGCACAACCGGGCTTACCTTCATTGCAGGCATCCCTAAGAAGCAAGTACTCTCCAAGTTGTCCGAAAGCATGCGTAATTACATTTGGATTATCGCTCTGATTGCTTTCATATCCCTCGCAGCAGGCGTCCTGTTATCTCTTCGCTTTACCCGAGTCATCCGTGATCTGCTGCGGAGTATCCGTAAGGTAAAGAAAGGTGATTACAACACAAGGATGCCGGCCTACAAAGATATGGAGCTCAATCAGTTGAGTACCACCTTCAACAGAATGACGGAAGAAATCAATTATCTCATCAAGGAAGTTTATGAGAATCACCTGCTGATCAAAGAGTCGGAGATCAAATTTTTGCAAGCCCAGATGAATCCCCATTTCCTGTTCAATACGTTGATTACCATTGGCTACAAAGCAAAATTGTCTAAAGATGAGACCGTTTACAAAATGGTGACGTCGCTTACGGAGCTGCTGCAGGCAGGTATTTATTCCAATAGTCTGGCCAAGGTCCCGATTCGTCAGGAACTGGATTATATCAAATTTTATCTTTATCTGCAGAAAGAAAGGTTTGAGGATAAAATTGAGTATACGATCCATATTGAGGACGAGGCCATACTGGATCTGTTGCTTCCCAAGCTCAGTGTCGAACCCTTGGTGGAAAATGCCGTTGTTCACGGTGTGGAAAAAAAGCTGGACAAAGGAATCATCCACATCCACATTTACCGCAGAAACGATTCGATCTATTTTGAGATTACGGACAATGGCAATGGATTTGAGTATGTCCCCCGGAATTGGAGTAATTTCGAAAGCATGACCATGCGCAAACAAGGCCACAACAATATTGGCCTGATCAATACGCATAAACGGGTCAAGCTGGTCTACGGCGAGCCTTATGGAGTTGATGTCGAGAGCGAATTTGGGGCGGGAGCCAAAGTTACCCTTCACATACCAGTAGATCAGGGGGAACTATCGCATGTATAA